In Pseudodesulfovibrio hydrargyri, a single window of DNA contains:
- a CDS encoding CBS domain-containing protein: MKVKELMTPVGDYQTLGTDATLGDVVAVLQPGSHRDILIVDGQGAFAGILTMSDIITALEPNYKKLFKKNLQSETLSNRYVAEQFKEFNLWSDTLTNICARGVKIKVTDAMHVPEEGHYINEDNDLEYGVHMYMVGTPQPLIVRDNGRVTGVLRMSDVFNEIIGRMHTCAMAD, encoded by the coding sequence ATGAAAGTCAAAGAACTGATGACCCCGGTGGGCGACTATCAGACACTGGGCACGGACGCCACGCTCGGCGACGTCGTCGCCGTCCTGCAACCCGGCAGCCACCGGGACATCCTCATCGTGGACGGACAGGGCGCCTTCGCCGGGATCCTGACCATGTCCGACATCATCACCGCGCTGGAACCCAACTACAAAAAACTCTTCAAGAAAAATCTGCAAAGCGAGACCCTCTCCAACCGCTACGTCGCCGAGCAGTTCAAGGAATTCAATCTCTGGTCCGACACCCTGACCAACATCTGCGCCCGAGGCGTGAAGATCAAGGTAACGGACGCCATGCACGTCCCCGAGGAAGGCCATTACATCAATGAGGACAACGACCTCGAATACGGCGTGCACATGTACATGGTCGGCACGCCCCAGCCGCTGATCGTCCGCGACAACGGCCGGGTCACCGGCGTGCTGCGCATGTCGGACGTCTTCAATGAAATCATCGGCCGCATGCACACCTGCGCCATGGCCGACTAG
- a CDS encoding SLC13 family permease yields METARTEKIAFDWKRLVFMLTGVLLFAIVYCSAPWPDAIDPMGEHFPLSVQAKGAIAVFLLAGTWWVFEVVPIGVTSLMIGILQVMFLIRPAKVAFKDFMDPSVLFIFASIMIGLVFTKTGLTKRLAYKMLDIVGERTSMIYLGVFVVTAALTHIMAHTAVAATIYPLLLAIYALYGEGDRPTKFGKGLFIGMAYVAGAGSVVTLLGAARGAVALGFFKEIVGVDVGFFQLTYYMAPIGWGMTFLLWGFFMIVCKPEKDRIPGLREKARELNAKMGGLTRNEILAAIIVATVIIIMSLRAFVPALKAVDKTAIILCSSVLFFIFKILDLKDLEDIPWNIILLFAGAMSIGFCLWETGAAKWMAVNWLVMFQDANWFVFVMSIAFFVMIMTNFIMNVAAIAISLPVALVIAPYLGVAPEVILYASLVMAGMPFLLLVGAAPNAIAYDSGQFTTGEFFGWGIPASLLLMVLVGLAVLVIWPIMGMPITLPAGG; encoded by the coding sequence ATGGAGACAGCTCGTACCGAAAAAATCGCCTTCGATTGGAAACGCCTGGTGTTCATGCTCACGGGCGTCCTGCTTTTCGCCATCGTCTACTGTAGCGCGCCCTGGCCCGACGCCATCGACCCCATGGGCGAACACTTTCCCCTGTCGGTCCAGGCCAAGGGCGCCATCGCCGTGTTCCTGCTGGCCGGGACCTGGTGGGTCTTCGAAGTGGTGCCCATCGGCGTCACCTCGCTGATGATCGGCATCCTCCAGGTCATGTTCCTGATCCGTCCGGCCAAGGTGGCCTTCAAGGACTTCATGGACCCGTCGGTCCTGTTCATCTTCGCCTCCATCATGATCGGCCTGGTCTTCACCAAGACCGGCCTGACCAAGCGGCTGGCCTACAAGATGCTCGACATCGTGGGCGAACGCACCTCGATGATCTATCTCGGCGTGTTCGTGGTCACCGCCGCCCTGACCCACATCATGGCCCACACCGCCGTGGCCGCGACCATCTACCCGCTGCTGCTCGCCATCTACGCCCTGTACGGCGAGGGCGACAGGCCGACCAAATTCGGCAAGGGGCTGTTCATCGGCATGGCCTACGTGGCCGGCGCGGGCTCCGTCGTCACCCTGCTCGGCGCGGCGCGCGGCGCGGTGGCCCTGGGCTTCTTCAAGGAGATCGTCGGCGTGGACGTCGGCTTCTTCCAGCTGACCTACTACATGGCCCCCATCGGCTGGGGCATGACCTTCCTGCTGTGGGGCTTCTTCATGATCGTGTGCAAGCCCGAGAAGGACCGCATCCCCGGCCTGCGCGAAAAGGCCCGCGAGCTCAACGCCAAGATGGGCGGCCTGACCCGCAACGAGATCCTGGCCGCGATCATCGTGGCCACGGTCATCATCATCATGTCCCTGCGGGCCTTTGTCCCGGCGCTCAAGGCCGTGGACAAGACCGCCATCATCCTCTGCTCCTCGGTCCTCTTCTTCATCTTCAAGATCCTGGACCTCAAGGATTTGGAGGACATTCCCTGGAACATCATCCTGCTCTTCGCCGGGGCCATGTCCATCGGCTTCTGCCTGTGGGAGACCGGCGCGGCCAAGTGGATGGCCGTCAACTGGCTGGTCATGTTCCAGGACGCCAACTGGTTCGTCTTCGTCATGTCCATCGCCTTCTTCGTGATGATCATGACCAACTTCATAATGAACGTGGCGGCCATCGCCATATCGCTCCCCGTGGCCCTGGTCATCGCCCCCTACCTGGGCGTGGCCCCCGAAGTCATCCTGTACGCCTCGCTGGTCATGGCGGGCATGCCCTTCCTGCTCCTTGTGGGCGCAGCGCCCAACGCCATCGCCTACGACTCCGGCCAGTTCACCACCGGTGAATTCTTCGGATGGGGCATCCCGGCGTCCCTGCTGCTGATGGTCCTGGTCGGCCTCGCCGTCCTGGTCATCTGGCCGATCATGGGCATGCCCATCACCCTCCCGGCCGGAGGCTAG
- a CDS encoding transferase → MEKLEELFDHIASRVNVNLKPMGIDVRSILQNSIPRERHILYYAFYALTEDHPISFKFKNSNLAGTYFLGKTLVDSSVLYKSNVRGDELKRKGDVVEFNGVKTKLFYDEVIRIINSYLVKTLVHNNSKNPETPEVFRILNSAAMHYSNIHGTTLEGVYLGAFATADLSIMHNCVIGDFAYVQAGDLSRLTVEPGRVWIKSGDLFEFNYIYPEGVIEQYVKLDENGHLTGKFVDYVDEFKEDFVPIYSTARPETDFKVPDTAYVSPYAVLKGRCVVGENALIVQRAHVEDSIIGKGSNAQENCYIKNSVYEGNDVTAHGGKVIWATVGENVFVGFNSFVHGSQDCPITIGRDSIVMPHTIIDPQECIIIPDNSAVWGYVTKQADLETQCMDLDKMAALTDLTLGNATFKGDGKAFVDAFRHRVDHIREENGAYFDGSDNTRGHAQKTRDAAFNILQPFQSGPDAGMYPTMTIGD, encoded by the coding sequence ATGGAAAAACTCGAAGAACTGTTCGATCACATAGCGTCCAGGGTGAACGTCAACCTCAAGCCCATGGGCATTGACGTCCGCTCCATTCTGCAGAACTCCATCCCGCGTGAACGCCACATCCTCTATTACGCGTTCTACGCCCTGACCGAGGACCACCCCATCAGCTTCAAGTTCAAGAACTCCAACCTCGCCGGGACCTACTTCCTGGGCAAGACCCTGGTGGACAGCTCGGTCCTGTACAAGTCCAACGTGCGCGGCGACGAGCTCAAGCGCAAGGGCGACGTGGTCGAGTTCAACGGGGTCAAGACCAAGCTCTTCTACGACGAGGTCATCCGGATCATCAATTCCTACCTGGTCAAGACCCTGGTCCACAACAACTCCAAGAACCCGGAGACCCCCGAGGTCTTCCGCATCCTCAACTCGGCGGCCATGCACTACTCCAACATCCACGGGACCACGCTGGAGGGCGTGTACCTCGGGGCGTTCGCCACGGCCGACCTGTCGATCATGCACAACTGCGTCATCGGCGACTTCGCCTACGTCCAGGCGGGCGACCTCTCCCGGCTGACCGTGGAGCCCGGCCGCGTGTGGATCAAATCCGGCGACTTGTTCGAGTTCAACTACATCTATCCCGAGGGGGTCATCGAGCAGTACGTCAAGCTGGACGAAAACGGGCATTTGACCGGCAAGTTCGTGGACTACGTGGACGAGTTCAAGGAGGACTTCGTGCCCATCTACTCCACGGCCCGGCCCGAGACGGACTTCAAGGTCCCGGACACGGCCTACGTCTCGCCCTATGCGGTACTCAAGGGGCGGTGCGTGGTGGGCGAGAACGCGCTCATCGTGCAGCGCGCCCACGTGGAGGACTCGATCATCGGCAAGGGGTCCAACGCCCAGGAGAACTGCTACATCAAAAATTCCGTCTACGAGGGCAACGACGTCACCGCGCACGGCGGCAAGGTCATCTGGGCCACCGTGGGCGAAAACGTCTTCGTGGGCTTCAACTCCTTTGTCCACGGCAGTCAGGACTGCCCCATCACCATCGGCCGCGACTCCATCGTCATGCCCCATACCATCATCGACCCGCAGGAATGCATCATAATTCCGGACAACTCGGCTGTCTGGGGATACGTCACCAAGCAGGCCGACCTCGAAACTCAATGCATGGACCTGGACAAGATGGCCGCGCTCACGGACCTCACCCTGGGCAACGCCACCTTCAAGGGCGACGGAAAAGCTTTCGTCGACGCGTTCAGACACCGCGTCGACCACATACGTGAAGAGAACGGCGCATACTTCGACGGGTCCGACAACACCCGCGGACATGCCCAAAAAACACGGGATGCAGCCTTCAATATCCTTCAGCCCTTCCAATCGGGCCCGGATGCTGGCATGTATCCCACTATGACTATCGGGGACTAG
- the nhaB gene encoding sodium/proton antiporter NhaB → MPQTLTQAFSRNFLGNAPNWYKMAIVVFLVINPILMLTAGPFIAGWVLIAEFIFTLAMALKCYPLPAGGLLAIEAVIMGMTSPRTVYHEALTNFPVILLLIFMVAGIYFMKDFLQYTFTRILTRVQSKIVISLLFCFAGAFLSAFLDALTVTAVIIAVAYGFYNVYHRFASGKTPNCAHDLCDDIAIKEHERNDLKEFRAFLRNLMMHGAVGTALGGVCTLVGEPQNLLIGEVMGWHFVPFFLNVAHVSMPVLAIGLLTCVIVEKFHIFGYGAKLPGNIRSHLLETAIEMESKRGFQGKAQLIVQALIGVWLILALAFHLAEVGIIGLSVIVFLTAFNGFVDEHQLGPAFEEALPFTALLVVFFSIVGVIHDQHLFAPVMHLVLGLEGQAQLAAYYTANGLLSMISDNVFVATVYISETKIHFVQLLASVPGVTDAAALMDKLTDPHLVRTDVIASLPAGIQDQVAKMMTHFDHLAVAINTGTNIPSVATPNGQAAFLFLLTSALAPVIRLSYGRMVVLALPYTITMSITGLAATYFFSW, encoded by the coding sequence ATGCCTCAGACACTGACACAGGCCTTTAGCAGAAACTTCCTCGGCAATGCGCCCAACTGGTACAAAATGGCCATTGTCGTATTTCTGGTCATCAACCCGATCCTCATGCTCACGGCCGGGCCGTTCATCGCGGGCTGGGTCCTCATCGCCGAGTTCATCTTCACCCTGGCCATGGCGCTCAAGTGCTACCCGCTGCCCGCGGGCGGCCTGCTGGCCATCGAGGCGGTCATTATGGGCATGACCTCGCCCAGAACCGTCTACCATGAAGCCCTGACCAACTTCCCGGTCATTCTGCTCCTGATCTTCATGGTCGCGGGCATCTACTTCATGAAGGACTTTCTGCAGTACACCTTCACCCGCATTCTCACCCGGGTGCAGTCCAAGATAGTCATCTCCCTGCTCTTCTGCTTCGCGGGCGCTTTCCTGTCCGCCTTCCTGGACGCCCTGACCGTCACCGCCGTGATCATCGCCGTGGCCTACGGGTTCTACAACGTCTATCACCGGTTCGCCTCGGGCAAGACCCCCAACTGCGCCCACGACCTGTGCGACGACATCGCCATCAAGGAGCATGAGCGGAACGACCTCAAGGAATTCCGCGCCTTTCTGCGCAACCTGATGATGCACGGCGCGGTCGGCACCGCGCTGGGCGGCGTGTGCACCCTGGTGGGCGAGCCCCAGAACCTGCTCATCGGCGAGGTCATGGGCTGGCATTTCGTGCCCTTCTTCCTGAACGTGGCCCACGTTTCCATGCCGGTCCTGGCCATCGGTCTGCTGACTTGCGTGATCGTCGAGAAATTCCACATCTTCGGCTACGGCGCGAAACTGCCGGGCAACATCCGCTCCCACCTGCTCGAGACCGCCATCGAAATGGAATCCAAGCGCGGCTTCCAGGGCAAGGCCCAGCTCATCGTCCAGGCCCTGATCGGCGTCTGGCTCATCCTGGCCCTGGCCTTCCACCTGGCCGAGGTCGGCATCATCGGCCTTTCGGTCATCGTCTTCCTGACCGCCTTCAACGGCTTTGTCGACGAGCACCAGCTCGGCCCGGCCTTTGAAGAGGCCCTGCCCTTCACCGCCCTGCTCGTGGTCTTCTTCTCCATCGTCGGCGTCATCCACGACCAGCACCTGTTCGCCCCGGTCATGCACCTGGTCCTCGGCCTGGAGGGCCAGGCCCAGCTCGCCGCATACTACACGGCCAACGGACTGCTCTCCATGATCTCGGACAACGTGTTCGTGGCCACGGTGTATATCTCCGAAACCAAAATCCACTTCGTCCAGCTCCTGGCGAGCGTCCCGGGCGTGACCGACGCAGCGGCCCTGATGGACAAGCTGACCGACCCGCACCTGGTGCGCACGGACGTCATCGCCTCCCTGCCCGCCGGCATCCAGGACCAGGTCGCCAAGATGATGACCCACTTCGACCACCTGGCCGTGGCCATCAACACCGGCACCAACATCCCGTCCGTGGCCACTCCCAACGGACAGGCCGCCTTCCTGTTCCTGCTGACCTCGGCGCTCGCCCCGGTCATCCGCCTGTCCTACGGCCGCATGGTCGTCCTGGCCCTGCCCTACACCATCACCATGTCCATCACCGGCCTGGCCGCCACCTACTTCTTCTCCTGGTAG
- a CDS encoding NifB/NifX family molybdenum-iron cluster-binding protein: protein MENILIPLMDNELSPRFDLAPEILIISITRETSAMGTLSERIVNLETPSAEAMYRLVMAENIQTIICAGIENEVYEFLKRKGIKVVDNVCGPVDPILEAYLAGRLSPGQNYF from the coding sequence ATGGAGAATATCCTCATCCCCCTGATGGACAACGAACTGTCCCCCCGCTTCGACCTCGCCCCGGAGATCCTGATCATCTCCATCACCCGCGAAACCAGCGCCATGGGCACCCTGAGCGAGCGGATCGTCAACCTGGAAACCCCGTCCGCCGAGGCCATGTACCGTCTGGTCATGGCCGAGAATATCCAGACCATCATCTGCGCGGGCATCGAGAACGAGGTCTACGAATTCCTCAAACGCAAGGGGATCAAGGTCGTGGACAACGTCTGCGGCCCGGTGGACCCCATTCTCGAGGCCTATCTGGCCGGACGGCTCTCCCCAGGCCAAAATTATTTCTGA